From a region of the Nonlabens dokdonensis DSW-6 genome:
- the ftsH gene encoding ATP-dependent zinc metalloprotease FtsH: MSENQNNKKRPNLKPGPGKPKFNIWWIVTPIALLFIGYYLVNNSVNQTKKLDYLEFFDAIEDKEVDSIVVVSNRGIAQVYMTTEALKQPEHKASKKAPSFGGIKLPNYTVEFGDAKAFEEQLKEVIKTSSPETTLVFDREDEGLMDLLLSILPFILIIGIWLFLMRRMSGGSAGGGGGQIFNIGKSKAKLFDQKTDVKTTFKDVAGLEGAKEEVQEIVDFLKNPEKYTSLGGKIPKGALLVGSPGTGKTLLAKAVAGEAKVPFFSLSGSDFVEMFVGVGASRVRDLFKQAKEKSPAIIFIDEIDAIGRARGKSNMSGSNDERENTLNQLLTEMDGFGTNTNVIVLAATNRADILDKALMRAGRFDRQIYVDLPDVREREEIFEVHLRPLKKVENELDTAFLAKQTPGFSGADIANVCNEAALIAARNGKKAVGKQDFLDAVDRIVGGLEKKNKLITPSEKKTIAFHEAGHATVSWMTEHAAPLIKVTIVPRGQSLGAAWYLPEERQIVRPEQMLDEMCATMGGRAAEKVIFDNISTGALSDLEKVTKQARAMVTIYGLNDKVGNITYYDSSGQSEYSMTKPYSEQTAVVIDEEISKIIEAQYQRAIKILTENKDKLTELAEILLEKEVIFKDDLEKIFGKRTFVKEEAVALKSSNRSSLNGSVAADEEE; encoded by the coding sequence ATGTCAGAAAATCAAAATAATAAAAAACGTCCAAATTTAAAGCCAGGTCCAGGTAAACCAAAATTCAATATCTGGTGGATCGTGACTCCTATAGCTTTACTTTTCATAGGATACTATCTAGTAAATAACTCGGTAAATCAAACTAAAAAGTTAGATTATCTAGAGTTTTTTGATGCGATAGAAGATAAAGAAGTAGATAGTATCGTAGTAGTGAGTAATCGAGGTATTGCTCAAGTATATATGACTACCGAGGCTCTTAAACAACCAGAGCATAAAGCAAGTAAAAAAGCCCCATCCTTCGGTGGTATTAAATTACCTAACTATACTGTAGAATTTGGTGATGCAAAAGCTTTTGAAGAGCAACTTAAGGAAGTTATCAAAACTTCTAGTCCAGAAACAACGCTAGTCTTTGACCGTGAAGATGAAGGCCTCATGGATTTATTGCTTTCTATTTTACCATTTATTTTAATCATAGGAATCTGGTTATTCTTAATGAGAAGAATGAGCGGTGGCAGCGCTGGTGGAGGCGGCGGCCAGATTTTTAATATAGGAAAATCAAAAGCCAAATTATTTGATCAAAAAACTGACGTTAAGACCACTTTTAAAGATGTGGCAGGTCTTGAAGGTGCAAAAGAAGAAGTACAAGAGATTGTAGACTTTCTTAAAAATCCTGAAAAGTATACATCTTTAGGTGGTAAAATTCCAAAAGGAGCCTTGCTAGTAGGATCTCCAGGAACAGGTAAAACTTTACTCGCAAAAGCAGTTGCTGGTGAAGCAAAAGTTCCTTTCTTTTCATTAAGCGGATCTGATTTTGTAGAAATGTTTGTAGGTGTAGGTGCTAGTCGCGTACGTGACTTATTTAAACAGGCAAAAGAAAAATCTCCTGCTATCATATTTATTGATGAGATAGATGCAATAGGTCGTGCTCGTGGTAAATCAAACATGTCAGGTTCTAACGATGAAAGAGAAAACACATTAAACCAGCTTCTTACTGAGATGGACGGTTTTGGTACCAACACTAATGTAATCGTTCTTGCAGCAACTAACAGAGCTGACATTCTGGACAAGGCGTTGATGCGTGCTGGTCGTTTTGATAGACAGATCTATGTAGATCTACCAGATGTAAGAGAACGAGAAGAAATATTTGAAGTTCACTTAAGACCTCTGAAGAAAGTAGAAAATGAGTTAGACACGGCATTTCTTGCTAAGCAAACTCCTGGATTCTCTGGAGCTGACATTGCAAACGTGTGTAATGAAGCAGCGCTTATAGCTGCAAGAAATGGTAAAAAAGCTGTTGGCAAACAAGACTTTTTAGATGCTGTAGATAGAATTGTAGGTGGTCTAGAAAAAAAGAATAAGCTCATCACGCCATCTGAGAAAAAGACGATTGCATTTCACGAGGCTGGTCATGCTACGGTAAGCTGGATGACAGAGCACGCGGCACCTCTCATAAAGGTGACTATAGTACCAAGGGGACAATCTCTAGGTGCAGCTTGGTATTTACCTGAAGAAAGACAGATCGTTAGGCCAGAACAAATGCTTGATGAAATGTGTGCTACCATGGGTGGACGTGCTGCTGAGAAAGTAATTTTTGACAATATATCTACTGGAGCATTAAGTGATCTTGAAAAGGTGACAAAACAAGCTCGAGCAATGGTAACCATTTATGGTTTGAATGACAAAGTAGGGAATATTACTTATTATGATTCTAGTGGTCAGTCAGAGTACTCCATGACAAAACCATATAGCGAGCAAACAGCAGTAGTTATTGATGAGGAAATTTCAAAAATTATAGAAGCGCAATACCAGCGAGCTATTAAGATTCTTACTGAGAATAAAGATAAGCTTACTGAACTAGCTGAAATTCTTCTTGAAAAAGAAGTAATTTTCAAAGATGATTTAGAGAAAATTTTTGGAAAACGCACCTTTGTAAAAGAGGAAGCGGTTGCCTTAAAATCGTCTAATCGATCGTCATTAAACGGTAGTGTAGCTGCCGATGAGGAAGAATAG
- a CDS encoding LUD domain-containing protein, producing the protein MSIFKKLFGKSSDSEPIKGSNKERSKYMPDEKPPLDEEFIHNFQHQGGRFLYAIDEKEIKQHFEDILVEHDYFEKSVLCFDEQLIDRFDGFNLDFNSSNLKSDFFLGTCEYVIANNGAILFSSRQVKETKPADLPETYVILASTSQIVESIGEGLRGIKHQSKGHIPTNITTLKNFREAAPKQDKDLMNYGAPKKRLYLLLLEDL; encoded by the coding sequence ATGAGCATATTTAAAAAATTATTTGGAAAATCTTCTGATTCAGAACCTATTAAAGGGTCCAACAAGGAGCGCTCTAAATATATGCCAGATGAAAAGCCTCCGTTAGACGAAGAATTTATTCATAATTTTCAGCATCAAGGTGGAAGATTTCTTTATGCTATAGATGAAAAAGAGATAAAACAGCATTTTGAAGATATTCTTGTTGAACATGATTATTTCGAAAAAAGTGTGCTCTGTTTTGATGAGCAACTTATAGATAGATTTGATGGGTTTAATTTAGATTTTAACTCTTCAAATCTGAAATCAGATTTTTTTCTAGGGACTTGTGAATATGTGATTGCTAATAATGGAGCGATACTTTTTTCTTCAAGACAAGTAAAAGAAACTAAGCCAGCTGATTTACCAGAAACTTATGTCATTCTAGCAAGTACAAGTCAGATAGTTGAATCTATAGGTGAAGGATTGCGTGGTATTAAACATCAAAGTAAAGGACATATTCCTACTAACATTACTACATTAAAAAATTTCAGAGAGGCTGCTCCTAAACAGGATAAAGACTTAATGAATTATGGTGCTCCTAAAAAAAGGTTGTACCTACTACTTTTAGAAGACTTATAA
- a CDS encoding phosphatidate cytidylyltransferase, translating to MRELITRSISGIVYVSLVVLSALYSRDVFILLFCAFAFICLLELMPMIRLKQWLIYPILPIAYYFIVWKNVSMEFIYILLAATLLVNIYLIRDLVLVDRIALFNTKKHIIALLYLIGSSLFLALIPDVVIHLDLVTPNYQPELLIGIFAIIWTNDSFAYLFGKNFGKHKLMKRISPKKTIEGFVGGLVMAIAAGAGLYFYLKSIGIINYTVWNWMTIALVVAFFGTLGDLIQSKIKRQAAVKDSGSIMPGHGGIFDRMDSIIFAAPFAYATFLIINYVS from the coding sequence ATGAGAGAATTAATAACTCGTTCCATATCTGGAATCGTTTATGTATCTCTAGTGGTATTAAGCGCTTTATACTCAAGAGATGTATTTATACTTTTGTTTTGTGCATTTGCATTTATTTGCTTGTTGGAATTAATGCCCATGATCAGATTGAAACAATGGCTCATTTACCCTATTCTACCTATTGCCTATTACTTTATAGTTTGGAAAAATGTCTCAATGGAGTTTATTTACATTCTATTGGCAGCTACTTTACTCGTCAACATCTATCTCATTAGGGATCTAGTATTGGTAGATCGTATTGCTTTATTTAATACTAAGAAACATATCATTGCACTACTCTACCTCATAGGTAGCAGTCTATTTCTAGCACTCATTCCCGATGTCGTCATTCATCTAGACTTAGTAACACCTAATTATCAACCAGAGTTACTCATAGGTATTTTTGCTATTATCTGGACTAATGATAGTTTTGCTTATTTGTTTGGAAAAAACTTTGGTAAGCACAAACTCATGAAACGCATTTCTCCTAAAAAAACCATTGAAGGTTTTGTAGGTGGTTTGGTAATGGCAATTGCAGCTGGTGCAGGATTGTATTTTTATCTTAAATCAATAGGAATTATAAATTATACCGTTTGGAACTGGATGACCATTGCCTTGGTTGTTGCGTTTTTCGGAACTCTAGGAGATCTTATACAAAGTAAAATAAAAAGACAAGCAGCAGTTAAAGACAGCGGTAGTATCATGCCTGGCCATGGTGGTATTTTTGATCGCATGGACAGTATTATATTTGCAGCTCCATTTGCTTATGCCACTTTTTTAATAATCAATTATGTTTCATAA